In Prochlorococcus marinus XMU1411, one genomic interval encodes:
- a CDS encoding DsrE family protein, whose amino-acid sequence MSIITDNTVLVHIYSGLESKNKVTLGLLVALTAEKNDHKVTLFLAGDGVQILDCKKAGEIVGQGTGDLYEHLQNLKKSKVTIYVSGMSAKSRGYDEKLLDGYSAEFVMPDVLVEESIKADSVLCY is encoded by the coding sequence ATGTCTATCATTACCGACAATACAGTGTTAGTTCATATTTACAGCGGTTTAGAATCCAAAAATAAAGTAACTTTAGGTTTATTGGTTGCCCTTACTGCAGAAAAAAACGATCATAAAGTAACTCTTTTTCTAGCAGGGGACGGAGTACAAATATTAGATTGCAAAAAAGCTGGTGAAATAGTTGGTCAAGGTACTGGAGATTTATACGAACATCTTCAAAATTTGAAGAAATCAAAAGTTACCATATATGTTTCAGGTATGTCTGCTAAATCTAGGGGTTACGATGAGAAGCTTCTAGATGGTTATTCAGCAGAGTTTGTAATGCCCGATGTCCTAGTTGAAGAATCAATTAAAGCGGATAGCGTACTTTGCTATTAA
- a CDS encoding AIR synthase, whose amino-acid sequence MSSLTITKAASNELLRQSIYRGTPGEIFLYLQPDILDDGWMFLRVNTWEKSGIPIARTDGLTVYAPESQKSLLDELSLDHYQDLSGGGFLISTPKGATKSSCGSGFKFNK is encoded by the coding sequence TTGAGTTCTTTAACTATTACCAAGGCTGCTTCAAATGAATTGCTCAGGCAATCAATTTATCGTGGTACACCTGGAGAAATATTCCTATATTTGCAACCTGATATTCTTGATGATGGATGGATGTTTCTGAGAGTTAATACCTGGGAAAAATCAGGAATTCCGATTGCAAGAACTGATGGCTTAACTGTCTACGCTCCAGAATCTCAAAAAAGTTTACTAGATGAACTATCACTTGATCATTATCAGGATTTATCCGGAGGAGGATTCTTGATTAGTACTCCAAAAGGCGCGACAAAAAGTTCTTGTGGTTCGGGTTTTAAATTTAATAAATAA
- a CDS encoding GTP-binding protein yields the protein MSQTWIISGPPGCGKTSWILNTFKNHSGNCGYVRLGGYSEINLEQAINSKIDFAFLKDQIPNLLDLSSSKLPLEVEKENILIIIEFPQFFIPKFQGISGIDLRVIKELEINNLQPNKYLHFGRDLELPIKDTLDFKAIESCSIDLKKNIWDPASLNTFWFELVNGAYGDVYRAKALMNLPDGRYILFNWILTQKGSQYQTLNQVAPLNGRPERHSEIVIQGKNLNFQLIKSTINNCLLSDAVLEHHQATLRNSQLQTSRN from the coding sequence ATGAGTCAAACTTGGATAATATCAGGGCCTCCAGGATGCGGTAAGACAAGTTGGATACTAAATACTTTTAAGAATCACTCTGGAAATTGTGGTTATGTACGTCTTGGCGGATATTCAGAAATTAATTTAGAGCAAGCAATAAATTCAAAAATTGATTTTGCTTTTTTGAAAGATCAAATTCCTAATTTATTAGATTTGTCAAGTTCAAAATTGCCCTTAGAGGTAGAGAAAGAGAATATTTTGATTATTATTGAATTTCCTCAATTTTTCATACCTAAATTTCAGGGTATTAGTGGTATTGATTTGAGAGTTATAAAAGAGCTTGAAATAAATAATCTTCAACCAAATAAATATTTGCATTTTGGCAGAGATCTAGAATTACCAATAAAGGATACTTTAGATTTTAAAGCAATTGAATCATGTAGTATTGACCTCAAAAAAAATATTTGGGATCCTGCAAGTTTAAATACTTTTTGGTTCGAATTAGTGAACGGTGCTTATGGAGACGTATATAGAGCAAAAGCATTAATGAACTTACCAGATGGTCGTTATATCTTGTTTAACTGGATATTGACTCAGAAAGGTTCTCAATATCAAACCTTAAATCAAGTTGCTCCTCTTAATGGAAGACCAGAAAGACACTCTGAAATTGTCATACAGGGGAAAAACTTAAACTTCCAATTAATAAAATCAACTATCAATAATTGCCTTCTTAGTGATGCTGTTCTAGAGCATCATCAAGCCACACTTAGAAATTCACAATTACAAACTTCTCGAAATTAA
- a CDS encoding metallophosphoesterase family protein, giving the protein MNQAVISCLHANLPAVEAVLKDIELQGITNITCLGDLVGYGPQPNEVIELIKEKKIATCQGCWDEDVVDGLDACDCSYPSQIAERRGHFAHQWTTEKLTKENKDFLANLPYSIRKDKCLFVHGRPNSQHEYLLPDMDAFAALERVENAKAEILFCGHTHQPYIRELANGSIAVKVKNSGSKDIQKKEMNLPMRRIVNAGSVGEPRHGGTKATYVVYNDITNDVKIREVEYDIELTCKAIINAGLPPIFAWRLKNGFEFAERAEDASHVCER; this is encoded by the coding sequence ATGAATCAAGCTGTTATTTCATGTTTACATGCAAATCTACCTGCAGTAGAAGCCGTATTAAAAGATATTGAATTACAAGGGATTACGAATATTACCTGCCTTGGAGATTTAGTAGGTTATGGTCCTCAACCTAATGAGGTTATTGAGTTAATCAAAGAGAAAAAAATTGCCACTTGTCAGGGTTGTTGGGACGAAGATGTAGTTGATGGATTAGATGCCTGCGATTGTAGTTACCCTTCTCAGATCGCTGAAAGGAGAGGTCATTTCGCTCATCAATGGACTACGGAAAAATTAACAAAAGAAAATAAGGATTTTTTAGCTAATTTACCCTACTCAATTCGTAAAGATAAATGTCTTTTTGTTCATGGTAGACCTAATAGTCAACATGAATATCTGCTGCCCGATATGGATGCATTCGCAGCTCTTGAGAGAGTTGAAAATGCCAAAGCCGAGATTCTATTTTGTGGACATACTCATCAACCTTATATACGTGAACTAGCAAATGGTTCAATTGCCGTAAAGGTCAAAAACAGTGGTTCGAAAGATATTCAAAAGAAAGAAATGAATTTGCCGATGCGAAGAATAGTAAATGCAGGTTCAGTGGGAGAGCCACGGCATGGAGGAACTAAAGCTACTTATGTGGTTTATAACGACATCACTAATGACGTAAAAATTAGAGAAGTTGAATATGATATCGAACTTACCTGCAAAGCAATAATAAATGCTGGTCTTCCTCCGATTTTTGCATGGCGTTTAAAAAACGGATTTGAATTTGCCGAACGAGCTGAAGATGCTTCTCATGTTTGTGAAAGATGA
- a CDS encoding phosphoesterase → MIERWALISGLKGDLDTYELIQKDLKKTPGNITLFVLGDMIGPEKNCNKLLHRLINPKSNDLQPWCIYGWWEEQILLESGYRGNQRAEALRINKGEEVVKSLINAVDKSFLDWIAALQFGFVELDCGLIHGSSKDVGDDLTLDTPPLTLLDRLTRLQVNRLFTARSTQQFHLELTEGILNSEVHDLTGNHKKEQKVPQKAVIGVGAGKNYTLYDVGTDNTQFVRAGYQSVKKKNGFGLHF, encoded by the coding sequence ATGATAGAACGCTGGGCACTTATAAGTGGGTTAAAAGGGGATCTAGATACTTATGAACTTATTCAAAAAGATTTAAAAAAAACTCCTGGGAACATAACCCTCTTTGTTTTGGGGGATATGATAGGCCCTGAAAAAAACTGTAATAAACTTCTACACAGATTAATTAATCCAAAAAGTAATGATTTACAACCATGGTGCATATATGGTTGGTGGGAAGAACAAATCCTCTTAGAAAGTGGTTACCGTGGCAATCAAAGAGCTGAGGCTTTGAGAATAAATAAAGGTGAAGAAGTGGTCAAATCTCTAATAAATGCTGTTGATAAATCATTTCTTGATTGGATAGCAGCACTTCAATTTGGATTTGTTGAACTTGATTGTGGTTTAATTCACGGGAGCTCAAAAGATGTTGGCGACGATTTAACATTAGATACCCCGCCATTAACACTCCTGGATAGACTTACACGTCTTCAAGTAAACAGATTATTTACTGCGAGAAGTACACAACAATTTCATTTGGAATTAACAGAGGGGATTCTTAATTCGGAAGTACACGATTTAACCGGAAATCATAAGAAGGAGCAGAAGGTTCCTCAAAAAGCTGTCATTGGTGTTGGAGCAGGCAAAAATTATACTCTCTATGATGTAGGGACTGATAATACTCAATTCGTAAGGGCTGGATATCAATCAGTAAAGAAAAAAAATGGATTTGGATTACATTTTTAA
- a CDS encoding high light inducible protein, which translates to MTNSSYITTESGGRQNIFPTEPRPYVDQSVSYDGYPQNAEKVNGRWAMIGLVALLGAYVTTGQIIPGIF; encoded by the coding sequence ATGACTAATTCTTCATACATCACTACGGAATCAGGCGGAAGGCAAAATATTTTTCCAACTGAGCCTCGTCCTTATGTTGATCAATCTGTTTCTTATGATGGATATCCTCAAAACGCAGAAAAAGTTAATGGACGATGGGCAATGATTGGTTTGGTTGCACTTTTGGGAGCTTATGTAACTACAGGTCAAATAATTCCTGGTATTTTTTAA
- a CDS encoding chlorophyll a/b-binding protein: protein MSPLSGFLAVIVFLTAILVAYLTKQFQNENLNYLTSNPMTNSNPKVKTIEKEKVVAETLNGRFAMLGLIAAVGAYLTTGQIIPGFV, encoded by the coding sequence ATGTCGCCTCTTTCAGGCTTTCTAGCTGTAATCGTATTCTTAACAGCTATCCTCGTTGCTTATCTAACCAAGCAATTTCAAAACGAAAATTTAAACTATCTAACTTCAAATCCAATGACAAATTCAAACCCTAAAGTAAAAACAATCGAAAAAGAAAAAGTTGTTGCAGAAACTCTTAATGGCAGATTCGCAATGCTTGGATTAATTGCTGCTGTTGGAGCTTACTTAACAACAGGTCAAATAATTCCTGGTTTCGTTTAA
- a CDS encoding M protein — translation MLLLSVPFYDFPSSPILIIGAIGIVVALAVFFLAYKKYFNSPFNKELQLKKKALLKEKTELNKKLEKIEQDLKNL, via the coding sequence ATGCTTTTACTCTCTGTACCATTCTACGATTTTCCATCTTCGCCCATACTCATAATTGGCGCGATAGGGATTGTTGTAGCACTAGCTGTATTTTTTCTCGCTTACAAAAAGTACTTCAATTCTCCATTTAACAAAGAACTTCAGTTAAAGAAAAAAGCTCTATTGAAGGAGAAAACAGAACTAAACAAAAAACTTGAAAAAATAGAGCAAGATTTAAAAAATTTATAG
- a CDS encoding DUF3721 domain-containing protein has translation MKHIISLIPFLSISILIFGCSNKPVEKEMKMPMLFNTKEEAEKEAYKFECEGAHQMGDKWMPCRMHKHDH, from the coding sequence TTGAAACACATTATTTCTCTTATTCCTTTTCTTTCGATATCAATTCTTATATTCGGATGTTCAAATAAACCAGTAGAAAAAGAAATGAAAATGCCAATGTTATTTAATACGAAAGAAGAGGCAGAAAAAGAGGCCTATAAATTTGAATGTGAAGGCGCTCATCAAATGGGTGATAAATGGATGCCATGCAGAATGCACAAACATGACCATTAA